In Theileria equi strain WA chromosome 3, complete sequence, the genomic window TGCTTATTATGTGAGTAGCGGTACTCTgaattttggaatctttCTCTATCGTGAGTCAACTACTTTTCGGGCTGGACATTTATCCAGTTACTCATGCAAGGCACAGGTAAGGTCTTTCAGGAAACCCGGAAGAAGCTACTAGAACATACAGGTTGTAGAGCAATGTATAACTGTAAGGAATAGAAAATAAGTCTTGCACATGGAAGAAACCCCGTAGTTAATTTGTTCTCACCCCATGCATTTAAGCTGTATAGATCTCAGATTTAATGTGGATTATTGCCGCAAATCCCACACAATGAGGCTTTTATCAGTCTTGTATATTATCCTCGCCCTCAGATTTGCCTCAACTGGGAATGGCGATGATGGAAGACTGAGAAGGAATAGTTCTACATATTCCTCTTTCTCGGAGCCCACCTCTCCCAGAGATATTTCCCAGTTTGTAAAGCCAGAGAGTCCaccaaagtactttggAATTGACATTGACGGGACATTACACACTAATAATAAGGAAAGTTTTGAGAAGAACATCGAGGCTTTCGCAGAGGTGAGGAAGAAGGGTTATACGCCATTCTTTTGCACTGGAAGATCTCTTACATCAGCAATGAACGTTGTAGGAGAAGAGTTCAAGACAAAGACAGGTTATAATGGTTACCCTGGTGTATACAATGACGGCTCAATAGTTTACGATAAAGACGGAAATCTCATTTATTCCAAGCCATTTTCAAATACAGTCTTAGAAGCGATCACGGAACGTTTGGTGGCTGAAAATCTCAAGGATAAATGCCTCTTTTGCACAAAAGATGCATTTTATTCTCTCGCTGAACTTGACCAGGAGttccaaaacatttttgacTCACTGAATGTAATATTTCCAAGGCTAGAAGTAATTGGCACGATCCTAGATATTGGTGTGGCTGAAGTTTTCATTCAATCAAGGACCTTTGATATTCCTGGTCTTGAGAGGGGTGTGGACTATGTTGAGAAATATGTTGGAGTAGATGGCATTGCTTTGTCTCCTCCAGGGATTACCAAAGGGTCTGCATTTTCCACTTTAATCAAGCATTCTGGAGGAAAACCAGAAGACTATGGATTTATTGgtgatggagataatgataCAGAAGCTATGGAGTTTTGTAATGTCTCATTTGCAGTTGGCAACTCACCAGATGAAGTTAAGAAGCACGCAAAATGGGTGTTAGAGGAGACCTGTGACCAAGGAGCAGTTGCAAAGGCCCTCAAACTCACATACGATTTATAGGTTCTCTACCATATTGACtaattaatgcagttttacCATGCATGTTTAGGCAGTTAAGAGGTGGACTGCGCAATAATTTAGGAGACTAGTCACTATCAGCGTCTTGCCAGTTCCCTCTCTTGTCCCGTTGTCAACCGTCTATGTAGAGTTATTCCCCAAGGGACTGCTGTTCAGCAATGTTATGGATGGAGTAGTTACCCTTTGGGAGG contains:
- a CDS encoding haloacid dehalogenase-like hydrolase family member protein (encoded by transcript BEWA_001130A), producing the protein MRLLSVLYIILALRFASTGNGDDGRLRRNSSTYSSFSEPTSPRDISQFVKPESPPKYFGIDIDGTLHTNNKESFEKNIEAFAEVRKKGYTPFFCTGRSLTSAMNVVGEEFKTKTGYNGYPGVYNDGSIVYDKDGNLIYSKPFSNTVLEAITERLVAENLKDKCLFCTKDAFYSLAELDQEFQNIFDSLNVIFPRLEVIGTILDIGVAEVFIQSRTFDIPGLERGVDYVEKYVGVDGIALSPPGITKGSAFSTLIKHSGGKPEDYGFIGDGDNDTEAMEFCNVSFAVGNSPDEVKKHAKWVLEETCDQGAVAKALKLTYDL